ttttgtttttgatcccgtattcgttttggatcccgttttcgttttggatcccgttttcgtttttgatCCGGTATTCGTTTTTGATCCTGTGTTCCTTTTTAGGAGTTCAACCAACAAGTTGAAGAGAACCTGGGAGAAGCAGCCATGAAAGTCCTAGGCAAAAGGCGACCACGGAAACAGAAGAGCTGGATAACCGACACCATCCTGCAGAAATCTGATGAGAAACGGCAGCTGAAGCAATCCAGGTTCAACCCACCCCAGGACGGCAACGCTTACTGTACCGTCAACAAGGAAGTCAAGAAAGAAGTCAGCAAGGCCAAGAAGAGCTGGATCCAAAGCAAGTGTGACCACATAGAGTCCAGCCTACGTGCAAACAACACCAAGGTGGCCTATGACACAGTTAAAGAGCTCACCCAGCAGAAACAGCGCCGACTGACGTGCattgacgatgccgatggcaaCCTTCTTGCAGAGAAACCTGACATCACAAAGAGATGTCATGAGTACTGCTCTGAGTTGTACAGTTACCAAATTACAGCCGAGCAGGAGGTTCTCCAagagctcaaggacaagacgacAGAACAGGTTGATCCAGACCCCGAAATCCTGGAGAGCGAGGTCGAAGCAGCTCTGAAGAGTCTGAAGCTTGGCAAGTCATCGGGAGTTGATAACATCCCTACAGAGCTCCTTGCAAGCGGTGGAGAAACGGTGATCAAGGCATATACTAGGATAAGCAACCAAGTGTTTAGGACCGGGAATTGGCCTAAGGACTGGACAACAACCATCGACATtcgtacttaatttgtgatcaatagtcattgcagttaagaaacgtgccatagttacggcctacggccaatttacaccatttgacctctgtgaccttgacaagaaggtcaaattaaaaacctgtgtgacatatactgtatggtggttagatgtacccatgatatcaaattggtggcaatcgggcaagaagttaaggaataatcacatttttaaggtttttggattttgccccctggtggtcaagtggtgaatcatattggaccaaacttcagtccctgagatcacctgactgaggggtaaatgtgtaccaaattttggatcaatagtcattgcagttaagaaacctgccatagttacggcctgacggccaatttacaccatttgacctcggtgaccttgaaaaaaaggtcaaatcaaaaacccctgtgatatgtgatgtatccttactaggagtacctaccataaattttttattgaaaacgaatcattaataagagatgtatcacactttttatgttttaagttttggccccctggtggccaagtcatgaaccagaccggaccgaaattcagtgtcagagtaccgctgacctagggggtcatgtgtacaaagtttcaagttcatagcacaagcggttaagaaacgtgccacacaggatacggacgacgacggacgacgacgacgacggacacagggctatcgtatagactcccctaacggtgagccaaaaatccagGTTCAACTCATCCCAGGACGGCGACGCTTACCGTGCCGTCAACAAGGAAGTCAAGAAAGAAGTCAGCAAGGCCAAGGGGAGCTGAATCCAAAGCAAGTGTGACCACATAGAGTCCAGCCTACGTGCAAACAACGCCAAGGTGGCCTATGACACAGTTAAAGAGCTCACCCAATAGAAACAGCGCCGACTGACGTGCattgacgatgccgatggcaaCCTTCTGGCAGAGAAACCTGACATCACAAAGAGATGGCATGAGTACTGCTCTGAGTTGTACAATTACCAAATTACAGCCGAGCAGGAGGTTCTCCAAGAGCTCAAGAACAAGACGACAGAACAGGTTGATCCAGACCCCGAAATCCTGGAGAGCGAAGTCAAAGCAGTTCTGAAGAGTCTGAAGCTTTGCAAGTCACCGGGAATTGATAACATCCCTACAGAGCTCCTTGCAAGCGGTGGAGAAACGGTGATCAAGGCATATACTAGGATAAGCAACCAAGTGTTAAGGACCGGGAATTGGCCTGAGGACAGAACAACATCCATCGTCATTCCTATACCAAAGAAAGGAAATCTACGTAAATGCAACAACTACCGGACCATCAGCCTGATAAGCC
Above is a window of Lineus longissimus chromosome 3, tnLinLong1.2, whole genome shotgun sequence DNA encoding:
- the LOC135484869 gene encoding uncharacterized protein LOC135484869, whose protein sequence is MKVLGKRRPRKQKSWITDTILQKSDEKRQLKQSRFNPPQDGNAYCTVNKEVKKEVSKAKKSWIQSKCDHIESSLRANNTKVAYDTVKELTQQKQRRLTCIDDADGNLLAEKPDITKRCHEYCSELYSYQITAEQEVLQELKDKTTEQVDPDPEILESEVEAALKSLKLGKSSGVDNIPTELLASGGETVIKAYTRISNQVFRTGNWPKDWTTTIDIPEQEVLQELKNKTTEQVDPDPEILESEVKAVLKSLKLCKSPGIDNIPTELLASGGETVIKAYTRISNQVLRTGNWPEDRTTSIVIPIPKKGNLRKCNNYRTISLISHPSKILLKVILKRLQPQAKAILSV